The DNA region TAAGCCCTTTTACCATACAAGAGATCGCGTACTTTGGACTGAAAAAAGCTGTGAGGAAACTACATTAAAGGAACTCGACTGGCCTACAATATAAGAACGAACGCTTTTAACGCCTGACATGGATGGATAATACTCGACTTTTCCAAAGTATAACCGCTGTCGCTGGGACTGTATGGATCGAATCTTACTTATTCATATCCAAGCCTCACTTATTGTTAATTATATATTATATTTTTTTTGTTTTCAATAGATATACACTTATTACAAATTGCAATCATAAAACTTTAGGTCTATACTATTTATGGTTTTCATTTTTATTTGGTAGTTATGGTTTTTTATTATCTGTTATTTTACGTACAGAATTATATTCTTCTTCTTTAAGAATAATTGCACAAGAAAATGTTAACTTATATAATATGATATTTACATTACATGGAATTATTATGATATTCTTTAATATAATGCCAGGATTATTTGGAGGATTCGGTAATTACTTCCTACCAATTTTATGTGGTTCTCCAGAACTTGCATATCCAAGAATTAATAGTATATCTTTATTATTACAACCAATAGCTTTTATATTAGTCATTTTATCTACAGCAGCAGAATTTGGAGGAGGTACTGGATGGACTTTATATCCACCATTAAGTACATCACTTATGTCTTTATCTCCTGTTGCAGTAGATGTTATCATTGTTGGTCTTTTAGTATCTGGTATTGCTAGTATTATGTCTTCTTTAAATTTTATTACTACTGTAATGCATCTAAGATCTAAAGGTTTAACACTTGGTATATTAAGTGTATCTACATGGTCATTAATAATTACATCTGTAATGCTATTATTAACATTACCTGTTTTAACAGGTGGTGTTTTAATGTTATTATCAGATTTACATTTTAATACATTATTTTTTGATCCTACATTTGCTGGAGATCCTATTTTATATCAACATCTATTTTGGTTTTTTGGACATCCTGAAGTGTATATTTTAATATTACCAGCATTTGGTGTTATTAGTCATGTAATATCTACAAATTATTGTAGAAGTTTATTTGGTAATCAATCTATGATTTTAGCAATGAGTTGTATTGCTATATTAGGAAGTGTTGTATGGGCTCATCATATGTATACTACAGGTTTAGAAGTAGATACAAGAGCATTTTTTACATCTACAACTATATTAATATCTATACCTACTGGAACAAAAATATTTAATTGGATATGTACATATATGGGTAGTAATTTTGGTATAACTCATAGTTCATCTTTATTATCATTACTATTTATATGTACATTTACTTTTGGTGGTACTACAGGAGTAATATTAGGTAATGCAGCTATTGATATTGCATTACATGATACTTACTATGTAATCGCTCATTTCCATTTTGTATTATCTATAGGTGCAATTATTGGATTGTTTACATTAGTAAGTAGTTTTCAAGAAAACTTTTTTGGTAAACATTTACGTGAAAATTCTATAATAATATTATGGTCAATCTTATTTTTTATTGGAGTTGTATTAACATTCTTACCTATGCATTTTCTTGGATTTAATGTAATGCCTAGACGTATTCCTGATTATCCAGACGCTTTAAATGGATGGAATATGATTTGTTCAATTGGATCAACAATGACTTTATTTGGTTTATTTATTTTTAAATAATATAAAATATTTTTTGTTTATATGAATTATTATTCTATTAATTTAGCAAAAGCACATTTATTAAATTACCCATGCCCATTAAATATTAATTTCTTATGGAATTATGGATTTCTTTTAGGTATTATATTCTTTATACAAATATTAACAGGTGTATTTTTAGCAAGTCGTTATACTCCAGAAATATCTTATGCATATTATAGTATACAACATATTTTAAGAGAATTATGGAGTGGATGGTGTTTTAGATATATGCATGCTACAGGTGCATCTCTTGTATTCTTATTAACTTATTTACACATTTTAAGAGGATTAAATTATTCATATTTATATTTACCATTATCATGGATATCAGGATTAATCATATTTGCATTATTTATAGTTACAGCTTTTATAGGTTACGTTTTACCTTGGGGACAAATGAGTTATTGGGGTGCAACTGTTATAACTAATTTATTATCTTCAATTCCAGTATTAGTAATTTGGTTATGTGGAGGATATACTGTAAGTGATCCTACAATTAAAAGATTTTTTGTATTACATTTTATACTTCCTTTTGTAGCATTATGTATTGTATTTATACATATATTCTTTTTACAT from Plasmodium vivax SaI-1 mitochondrion, complete genome includes:
- the cox1 gene encoding cytochrome oxidase subunit 1 (start codon not determined) — its product is FFVFNRYTLITNCNHKTLGLYYLWFSFLFGSYGFLLSVILRTELYSSSLRIIAQENVNLYNMIFTLHGIIMIFFNIMPGLFGGFGNYFLPILCGSPELAYPRINSISLLLQPIAFILVILSTAAEFGGGTGWTLYPPLSTSLMSLSPVAVDVIIVGLLVSGIASIMSSLNFITTVMHLRSKGLTLGILSVSTWSLIITSVMLLLTLPVLTGGVLMLLSDLHFNTLFFDPTFAGDPILYQHLFWFFGHPEVYILILPAFGVISHVISTNYCRSLFGNQSMILAMSCIAILGSVVWAHHMYTTGLEVDTRAFFTSTTILISIPTGTKIFNWICTYMGSNFGITHSSSLLSLLFICTFTFGGTTGVILGNAAIDIALHDTYYVIAHFHFVLSIGAIIGLFTLVSSFQENFFGKHLRENSIIILWSILFFIGVVLTFLPMHFLGFNVMPRRIPDYPDALNGWNMICSIGSTMTLFGLFIFK
- the cytb gene encoding cytochrome b; its protein translation is MNYYSINLAKAHLLNYPCPLNINFLWNYGFLLGIIFFIQILTGVFLASRYTPEISYAYYSIQHILRELWSGWCFRYMHATGASLVFLLTYLHILRGLNYSYLYLPLSWISGLIIFALFIVTAFIGYVLPWGQMSYWGATVITNLLSSIPVLVIWLCGGYTVSDPTIKRFFVLHFILPFVALCIVFIHIFFLHLHGSTNPLGYDTALKIPFYPNLLSLDVKGFNNIFILFLLQSIFGIIPLSHPDNAILVNTYVTPIQIVPEWYFLPFYAMLKTIPSKTAGLLIVLASLQLLFLLAEQRSLTTIIQFKMTFGAREYSVPMIWFMCSFYALLWIGCQLPQDIFILYGRLFIISFFSSGLFALVHYKRTHYDYSSQANIKITRLR